The genomic DNA TCATTATACAGATATTGAGACAAATTTGAGTTGATTGGAAATATCATTGGAAGGTATACACTgaaatgaatagtatttttaaagagaaaaattgtttatttttaccGTGCTTGGACATTTTTCTTTGTCAATAATTCAAGTTGAATAAGTGGTGGGAAATTTTTCTTCAGCTACCTGTATACATTTCTTCAAATCAGACTTGAAATACTTTCAAACACTAATGCCTGCACATTGTAAATGGATTCCCTTCGATGTACCATGAATTTCTTTGAGAATATTCAGTCGGGTTCTTGGAAGCAAATATTCAGTATTTCagttatataattattgttagcgtaatattatgtatatacattttttatgcataaatatatagacacataaatgtatcattatatgattaattgttactttatttttaattcataattatttaatcatattatgacatacttatgtgtatatatttatgtataaaaaaatgtatacacataattttattgttattgttagggctcaaaatattgagaaatatatcattagctatatatatatatatattatctctgAGAAACATTATTAGTATGGCCAAATGACagttattttgataaaacaataatttcacatattttaagtttgaaaagttcatttattttgtgtaattttaatgttttgatatagtcatttttaaatcatttttcaagttttgtCTATTAAACTGAATCATTGGTTGTATTAAGGTTTGTTATAATCTACTGTAATACAAGAGTAAGTATGAGGTTTATGTGACGAAAGATAATATTCCGctattaagtttgaataaaatcaatgatatgatttgattttatcaaattcttaaattatgaaatttgattgattcaataaattatcatctaatttctaaattaagggatttgattttttgtctagtttgaaattatgaaatttgattaatttaagatattattatataattcctAATTGAAgggatttgattttattaaaattttaaattatgagatttgattgatttaggaTATTACTCtaattaattgtaattactttatatatatatatatatatatatatatatatatatatatatatatatatatatatatatatatatcaatgaaaAAGATGGAGAGCATGATTACTTTGTAAATTATGCATATTGCTTACCATTTGATACTCAGGCAATTATTCACTATTTTGCTAGAAAATAttcttttgagtttttaataacTTTGCATGTAATGCTTGCTAAATTGGTAATTATTTGTGCAATATATATACAGTGTGCTAAATACATCTTCATttcataaatacatatatttgcCCCCCTGaaattcatttcaaaacttTCACATCTtcatttcctttcttcttcaaaACCCACATGGGCAAGAAAATGAAGCTTCCTAATTTTCTCTCCAAAAATAATAGCACCACAAGATTAGCAAGATCATCTTCTTGGCCATGGCCTTCTTGTCACCAACCAAGAACTCCTTCTTTTAGaaccaataataatataataacaccATCAATTCAGCCTATAAGTTAGATTTGCTTGATGATCATCATCACCAAGCAACTCCTCATTCTTCATGGTTCACCGCCACTTCGACGGCCTCACAGGAAGAATGGAGAGCGGTTGATTCCTCTGTGGAGAGTGTCATCAAAGGCTTGAAATTTGAAACTGGGAGGCTGTTTTTTGAGCCGGGTGAGACGAGTTCAATCCTGGAGGAAGCAAAGACAGGAGGGTTTCtgtttaaaaacaaacaaacaacttaATGAACAAATGAAGGATTCAAGTTGAATTAGAATTGAatgatcaaattaaaactttaatttaaattcgattcaaactgAGTTAAATACCAATTAAGTTCAAATTGGGAGCATAGCACACGGATACTTCCTAAGTCAAGCATAAGTGGAACTAAAACTAGAGAGGATTCAAACTGATTTAAAACAGTGTTTTCTGCTGCAATTATATGATGGAAGCATAGCAAAATGATCCTTTTTAAGTATTAATTAGAAGtgaaacaatgttattttggtTTAAGTGATTAAAAATCCAATCAAGCTTGAGTTTTACTTACAATTTTGAGTTCTACTTTGAGCAACTATAAAGCTTCTCAAACTCAGTCTTAAGCTTATGGATAACCATACTAACAAGTTTGCAGAGgtctaaatttgagtttgattccaCTTGGAATTCACTGATAATCACAATGGAACCATTAAAAAGCAAAAGAGTGTGATTAGCTTTTTTCGCGAGGGCTGTCAAGAGCAGCACAGGAAGCTAAGAAAATCGGGGAATGGGTAGAGTAGGAGGGGTTGAAATGTAGTGAGTGGAATCCATTGGTGTCACTTCTTGGAATTAGAGATGAGAGTGTTGAATCCAATGGTGTCTTGTCTTGTTCTGTGGATACATTTTCGGTGGCGTAAGGCATCACTCGCCCATACCCTTTACGACTTCCAGGTTCCAATGCTAGGCCCCAGGGGTCTTTTCTTTGTAGTTATAAGTCTTGTGCTGCGCACTAAACTTGGTTTCAGAACGAAATTCTAATACACCACGGATGACATCAGATTTGACAAGAAATCGAAGTATCCGAACCGATGCCCTTTGAACTTGGTAACAAaccaaattgaactcaaatatttttttttaaagcttaaataaaataaaaaataaattaatttgaatttattgaattaaaattaaaaataatttgaatttatagttaaGTTTGAGactcattgataaaacaatattattttgtttaataataaaaaaaatcgacatcgttttgatcattacttaattgatttaaatcgaattataaGTCATATTTTCTTTAGTGCAAGTTTGATTATGTTTCACAAACGAACTAACTTTTctatctttaattcaatttaagtttgatttaaataaattcaaattgaatcaagtcAACTTTCAAGATTAAACCAACTCTATTCGAGTCTAACCCTTATTTTAACTTCCCCAAAATCATGTCTCTAAATAaggtttgaatttgatatgaactatttgagttcaaatttgattttagattgAATAAGTCAAAGATTAAACTtgtttacataaaataaataaatcgagtttgaattgattcaaataatcaaattcttgtcagtcaaattaaatttgaaattaaattagtttcaatttgaattcaaatttttgctCATTGATcttatactaattttttaaaattcaaaacattattGAATTGAGCATAATTCAAGCTTGATTCAGATCAGACTGAATTCAACCCTATTTTCAACTCCAATCTAATGGGTCCTCATCCCCACGACTCAGGATTCGGGTTTTTGTTATAAGCATAAACCTAATTCTGTGGTGTGTTGTGCAGTCTTGTCTAATATGTTGGACCGACCCAATCGATCCAACATAATTTTCCTAAGCCAACCaaattctcataatttttcaaatatgcaGCATGTGTTACACTAGGTTGACACGAACCTCGAAATGTGAGATCTATTACTACTTTTTGATAGGTTTatttaatactatgataacATTACCATAATATATTTACGTGAGATATATTTATTCTACACCTATCACAAAACCATTGacatatttcataaaaatagcATGTAATTCAAGTTATTTCGCACAAatttcaattgatcaaaattgAGCTCTAAATCTAAAAAATCTATCACAAAGTAGttaaatcttaatattataCCCTATTAAACATGATTAGGGACGATACACtatcatcttcttttttttttttaattttatcacaaaaaatttagtgaaattgttgaaattgcttttaaattttttgagcaCATACAATTTTAGTAGGCATGCAAGGTGAGAATGAGGGATTTCATACGTTAGAAACAAATTTATAAGCTAGTTTATATATGAACATTTTCATTAAAAGGGCAATAGGTCAGTTATCTTTGGGACAAAACATtattttctacccaagttttatcttaatctaaaaaatatatttacaatagatgaaaaatctaaatacacaTCCATCTCTAAATTGtcattaaatataagagtaaaactgttatttaataataatattaaaaaatatataattttatctcattttccttctcagattttaaaaattaacatttcaccctatacgtaaactttgaaaagtgatttttttcccttaaatctCTAAGTTTTTTTCTCCACCCACCAGTGATCGGTGCGACGCGTTGGTGGACAATAGAGCATCGTCTATAGATTTGGATGACGAAGTGTTATTTAGATCTGGATAATTGTGAGGTGTCCTTTAAATGACTCTGTCTTGTTTCTCCATTGTTCATCAAAGAAAGTGgctgatttttaaaactttatttttttaatattactgataaaatgagaattttaccttgttaactctaacaaaaaatttatgggtgtgtcataataaattaaaacttgggtgaataTTTGAGCTTTTATCTATCATAAGTATATATTGtcatttcaccaaaacttgggtggaaaatactCCTTTGGCCATTTTATTATTGAACACCCAAAAAGTTAGCCTATCTCTAATTTAGTCATTTTAGttaatttcctttctttttatcCTCTTTTACAagagaatggatgaacccaatTGGTGAATTGAGGATCAAGAAGATAGTGTtcaaatactatttattttaaattaaaaatacccATTGGGccaattgaaaaagaagaaaaaatgagtaatattatatatttttatttatatattattaaataattaagtgttattttatttttaatttaaaaatatttatatatatatatatatataaataaatgtatatatatttattatatagaataataataatgtatactTTTATGGTGAAAAAATATGCTTTGGTTGGCTCCAAAAACAAAGACGTTTGGGGCTTGCGTTGCTTAGGTTGTTTCCGAAAACAGAACAAAACTATTGTCGAGCCATGACTTGTGAAGAAACTGATGGTGCACAATACGCGCTTGTAATGCGCTTAGGTCTAGCCATTTATTATCCGTccaaatttcttattatttatttagtaataattaattaaattaaacatagcCGGCTGCAGCCGCTTCTTCTCGGTTCAATTCATTACACTTTTCTGGTCTTCGTTCTCCCTTCTTCTCTCGACTTCTTTCTGAAGACAATTTCTCACTCCTCTCGATATGAGAAGTGAGGCAACAGCAACCGTCCCTACGGCCAAATCTTTTGAACTCCCCAACATTGCATACACCAGTGGCGGAATAAAGCTAGAATCTGCagcagtaaaaaaaaaaaaaaaagtaagcccgttaaatatttttaaactagtCGATCGcaatattaaaaactttttacGTATACAGGCCAAGAATTGGTGGCAAGTTAGCCAGTTTGGCGTAACTGATCCCTTGAGGGATTGCGAGACTGGCAATAGTGATCCCGGCGATTTCATCTGCTTTCAAGAACTGAAAACTGTAACGAGGAGCCCATTCAAAAATGGGCAGAAGATACTGAAGGCCTAAAATGAATTTTAGGTTGTTTCCTgcaaatttgtaatatttctaTGCTTTGTTGCAATTTTGTAAATGGCCAAGGGGCAAAGTGTAATTGTGCCCCTTGACTATAAAACCCCGTGAAAATATTAGCTGCTAttcattttctattaaaaacagtttttctttttcttccagacttttcttttctttcatttgctCTCTCTCGTCTCTGACTTAATCTCATGACCTAGGGTTTGGTTTCTATAATTTCTTAACTAAATCGTAGTAATAGGAAAGTCTCAGCATttccaaatgactatttcccacacgGTTGATCTGAAAGACAATTTCTCACTCCTCTCTTAATCTTTTTGCTATCTCACCAGAGGCGACCAAATAATTTTCCGCGCTGATAGCTCAGAACGACGTCCAGGGCAACGTTTCCTTGCTTTTATCAAACTCTCTACCTCAGCCATCAGGTACTCGACAAACCCTAACTTTTCTGAGTTATGTATTGCTAACCACAATGGATTCGCCCACCGGAGATGATGGTCTTAAGAAATTGGAATATTTATCTCTTGTCTCTAAAGTTTGTTCAGAGTTAGAAACCCATTTAGGGTTTGGAGACAAAGTCTTAGCCGAGTTTATCACCGAGCTAGGTCGTAATTGTGAAACTGTTGAGGAATTTGACTCTAAGTTGAAAGAAAATGGTGCCGAAATGCCAGATTACTTTGTACGCACATTGCTAACTATTATACACGCAATCCTTCCTCTAACGTCAAAGTCGGATGAGGATGTGATGAAAGAGATTGGTGGTGATGGCAAGAAAACCAAGTTCAAAGCTCTTGCGATTgcggatggtaaagagagagtgaaagAACTTGAGAGAGAGATGGAAGAGGAAGCTCGTGAGCGGCGTCAAGAGGATCAGGAAAGGGAAGATGAATACAGGCGAAGAGACAGAGACAGAGACAGAGATAGGAGAGTCAGAGAACGAGACAGGAGGGATGGAGATAGAGATAGAGATAGAAATAGGGATAGAGATGGTAGAGACAGAGATAGGGACAGACATAGAGACAGAGATTATGATGATGGTGATAGGAGTAGAAGGCACAAGGATAGAGACAGGCATGAGAGGAGTAGGAGACATGATTATGATGATTACAAAGAGAATGGGGCTGACAGAGAGAGTAATGAAGCTGGAGATAGGAGAGCTGGACGGTACAGGTACAATGATCCTGAGTTGTATAACGTGTACAAGGGGAGAGTATCAAGAGTGATGGACACAGGTTGTTTTGTTCAACTGAGTGATTTTAAGGGTAAGGAGGGTTTGGTTCATGTTTCACAGATGGCAACTAGGAGGATTGGTAATGCTAAAGATGTTGTAAAGCGGGATCAGGAGGTTTATGTGAAGGTGATTTCAGTGTCTGGTCAGAAGTTGAGTCTTTCTATGAGGGATGTTGATCAGAATACTGGTAAGGACTTGCTTCCATTGAAGAAGAGTGAGGATGATGCATCTAGAATTAATCCTTCTGCATCAAAAGATGAGCCAATGGCTAGGACAGGTCTATCAGGGATTAGAATTGTGGAGGAGGATGATGCGGTTCCATCACGCAGGCCATTGAAGAGAATGAGCTCCCCTGAGAAATGGGAAGCAAAACAGTTGATTGCTTCAGGGGTTATATCTGTGAACGAGTACCCGATGTATGATGAAGAAGGGGATGGGATGGTTTATCAGGAAGAGGGTGCTGAGGAAGAGCTTGAGATTGAACTGAATGAGGATGAACCTGCATTTTTACAAGGACAGACCAGGTATTCTGTGGACATGTCACCggtgaaaattttcaagaatccAGAAGGGTCTTTGAGCCGTGCTGCTGCTCTCCAATCTGCTCTCATAAAGGAGCGAAGAGAAGTCCGGGAACAACAGCAGAGGACAATGCTCGATTCTATACCAAAGGATTTGAATCGTCCTTGGGAAGACCCAATGCCGGAGACTGGTGAGAGGCATCTCGCACAGGAGCTTAGGGGTGTTGGTTTATCAGCTTATGACATGCCTGAATGGAAGAAGGATGCATTTGGGAAAGCATTGACTTTTGGGCAGAGGTCAAAGCTCTCAATCCAAGAACAGAGGCAGAGCTTACCaatttataaattgaagaaGGAATTAATTCAGGCTGTACATGATAATCAGGTTTTGGTAGTCATTGGTGAGACAGGTTCAGGTAAGACTACCCAAGTAACTCAGTATCTTGCAGAGGCTGGTTACACTACAAGAGGTAAGATTGGTTGTACACAGCCCCGTAGGGTGGCTGCAATGTCTGTGGCCAAGCGAGTTGCTGAAGAATTTGGCTGTCGTTTGGGGGAGGAGGTTGGATATGCTATAAGATTTGAAGATTGTACTGGACCAGACACTGTCATCAAATACATGACTGATGGCATGCTTCTTAGGGAgattttgattgatgacaaCCTTTCTCAATATTCAGTCATTATGCTTGACGAAGCTCACGAAAGGACAATCCACACTGATGTTCTTTTTGGGTTACTTAAGCAGCTTGTGAGGCGCAGGCCAGATCTTCGTCTAATTGTCACGTCTGCCACGTTAGATGCAGAGAAATTTTCTGGCTATTTCTTTAACTGCAACATTTTTACAATTCCTGGGAGAACTTTCCCTGTTGAAATATTATACACCAAGCAGCCAGAAAGTGATTATTTAGATGCATCACTGATCACTGTCCTGCAGATCCACTTGACAGAACCCGAAGGTGATATCCTCCTTTTCTTGACTGGTCAGGAGGAAATTGATTTTGCATGCCAGTCTTTGTATGAAAGGATGAAAGGTTTAGGTAAAAATGTTCCGGAACTGATTATTTTACCAGTTTACAGTGCCCTCCCCAGTGAAATGCAGTCAAGAATTTTTGATCCTGCCCCTCCAGGAAAGAGAAAAGTGGTTGTGGCCACTAATATTGCTGAGGCTTCTTTGACTATTGATggaatattttatgttattgatcCTGGGTTTGCAAAACAGAATGTTTATAATCCAAAGCAAGGGCTTGATTCGCTGGTCATAACGCCAATTTCACAAGCATCAGCCAAGCAACGAGCTGGACGTGCTGGCCGTACTGGGCCTGGAAAATGTTACCGTCTATACACAGAGAGTGCATATCGCAATGAGATGTCACCTACTACGATTCCAGAAATTCAGAGGATCAATCTTGGATTTACTACGCTTACGATGAAGGCTATGGGAATAAATGATCTTTTGTCATTTGATTTTATGGATCCACCTTCACCGCAAGCTCTCATATCTGCTATGGAGCAGCTGTATAGTCTTGGAGCTCTGGATGAGGAGGGGCTTCTGACAAAATTGGGTAGGAAAATGGCTGAATTTCCTCTAGATCCACCTTTATCAAAGATGTTGTTGGCCAGTGTGGACCTTGGATGTAGTGATGAGATATTGACTATCATTGCAATGATTCAAACTGGCAACATATTCTACAGGCCAAGGGAAAAACAAGCACAAGCGGACCAGAAGAGGGCCAAATTTTTTCAGCCTGAGGGAGATCATTTGACGTTGCTAGCTGTATATGAGGCATGGAAAGCTAAGAATTTTTCAGGGCCATGGTGCTTTGAGAATTTTGTTCAGTCTCGATCCCTGAGGAGAGCACAGGATGTCAGAAAGCAACTTCTCAGCATTATGGATAAGtaagttttttatgttttcaattttacaTTTGTTTTCACTCTTATCTCTTGCAATGAGCTATTCCTTTAATTGCTGCATTTTAGTTGtaatgaaattttgaagttaGTCATATTGCTTTTCTAGGTCTCTTGGTAGATTAAGTGGAATAATTCTTTCTCATTTGCTCAGTAATATTAGTATAGGCAGTAAAGATAATTGCATGATTGGTGTTATTCGTGTGCTATTGCTTGTTAAGTGTCATTACATTTTGGTGCTTAGTGCGTAACTATTTATCTGGTTAGTACACCAGTAAACATCACAATTCTCTCGGGTATAGCTGGTAGAATTATTGTAATAGTGGTTGAGACAATGGCTTATTAACTGGAATTTGTTACTCTTAGTAAGTTAATAATTATCTAGTGATCTTGTCGACTCTAACTTTCGTTTTTTGGCTGCTGCTGAGTGTTAAATATTACTTCTTGACTTTTAGTGTGTTTGGTCCTGTGGTGGATTTGTATCATTTTAAGCAGCATGTTGTGCAAAGGTTAAATCTTGTGGCGGCATATCTATTTTAggcagaaaaaaaaatccttggATTTACTCAATTACATTTGATTTCCTCGCTTTATGCTTTCCACTCAgctcatttaatttatttagttgaaATGGCCCGCCTCTGGATGCTTTTCTGCGCTTTCTGTTGCTTGTCATGTATCCATATCCATTACTGGATAGCTATATTACATAATGTTGTATGCACTGTAAATAATAGCATGAAGCGCTTAGTAATTATGTATTGTAATGCTTGAAAATTAGTGTTGTTTGTTGGACGCAATTTTGCGGGACCTTTCTCTAGTTTTATCATTCTTTAGTAACTATGAAATGATAGTTGTAGACTATCTGCATTATAGTGAACAAACCAGAACTCTTTCTTATGCACATCAAACTTGAAATTCTTTTGTTCCAGATATAAATTGGACGTTGTGAGTGCTGGAAAGAACTTTACAAAGATAAGGAAGGCGATTACGGCTGGATTCTTCTTTCATGCAGCCAGAAAGGATCCACAGGAGGGCTATCGGACTCTAGTCGAGAATCAGCCCGTATATATCCATCCAAGCAGTGCTCTCTTTCAGAGACAACCTGACTGGGTTATCTACCATGAACTTGTCATGACTACAAAAGAGTACATGCGTGAAGTAACAGTTATAGATCCAAAGTGGCTAGTGGAACTGGCACCAAGATTCTTCAAGGTTTCAGATCCCACAAAAATGAGCAAGCGCAAGCGTCAAGAACGCATCGAACCACTTTATGATCGATACCATGAGCCTAATTCTTGGAGGTTGAGTAAAAGGCGTGCATAATGAGTGGTTCATTAATGGTCAGTATCAACCTGAACCTGCCTGTTTGATTTTATTCCTTCTACTGATTGTATACGTGCTTtgtagaattttatttatttgtttttatcacCCTTGGCGATGAACCTTGAGGCTGACCCAAATTTAACTGTTAgttcttaaaaatttttgtatttggcTTCGTCAGTGCCCTGAATGATCACCAAGGAAGCATCTTACGCATGTGTTCTTCTGTTTACTTTCAGGTTATTATTTCATACGATTTGTTGATTGTAGAGCTGGATGCTATCCCAGCTCAACTCGAATAGAATGATCTGAGTTTGAGTAGAGGTGGCTCCTGCTTGAGATTGAGTTGTCAGAAAGTCATTAGTAGATTCATCAGTTTTTTTGTTGACTTTTCATCTTCTctgaattttttcttcttcttaggcTACTTCTTTGGTGATTATTCTTCTTTATCTTCGACgatactttttcttctttggcaGTTACTGCAATGAACTCATCACTAGAGCAAACCAATCTAGCTTGACTGGAATCGACCTGATCTCGAGTGAGCCTTGGCTCGGCTTGGATAAGATCAAATCTAACTCTAGTTGATTAGTGGCTTTAGCTAGTGTCTTTTGTTAGCTTTATGATTGTCATTTTATACTAATCAAGTTATGCTGAAGGTTTTTTGACTCTACTTATCAAAACCAGATGGAGAAAACCCCCGGAATATGTTGCATGAGGAATGATCGAGCAGCTTGTAAATTCTTGCAGTTATTTTCAGATTCTGAACTTTGGCATTTAGGCTGAGATCAAGAGTTGCATTTTAACagctgaaaaatataaaaaattatagtaagtACAACTGAAGCCACTAGATAGGAATCCATTCAAGTCCATCTATGAAATCAATTGAAATAAAAGGTTGAGCTTCTTGTTGAGTGAGCTCCCTAGACCATGTAACGCGCCCTCCATAATCTGCCCCTGGTCCTGAACACTTGTACTGTCCAAAAAATACGGTCCTGCAAGACATTAGAATAAAAACTGTCATCGATTTCTGGCTCATTATAGTGTGACTTCATCTAAACACAAGCAAAAGCAGTACCAATGAATTTGATCATCTGTTGATTGGGTTTTATAGttgggttggatttgaatcgaatttgtTTAAGCTTGAAATGAGTCGTTTTTTTGCATAACTTGAGTTCAAGATAGGGGTTGTTATTGTTGAGCTCAAGCCTAAGGTACTCAATTTGAAAtcattaaaacgacatcatttaaTTAGAGTgcataaaaatgatattgtttttgtgaatttattCAATACTAAGATTGGATCTGAACTAAACTAACTTTGATTAagttaaactcgaattgaaagggttgacttattttttaaatcaagtcaaactcaaactagagGGGTTTGAGTTTGCTCGACTTACGAGCCAAGTGAATGACTTAATtcagttcaagtttgactcatagtttaattcagtttatgtcaaataattgttaaaataacacTGTTTTATCAATAAGTTGTAAACTT from Mangifera indica cultivar Alphonso chromosome 16, CATAS_Mindica_2.1, whole genome shotgun sequence includes the following:
- the LOC123198682 gene encoding probable pre-mRNA-splicing factor ATP-dependent RNA helicase DEAH5: MDSPTGDDGLKKLEYLSLVSKVCSELETHLGFGDKVLAEFITELGRNCETVEEFDSKLKENGAEMPDYFVRTLLTIIHAILPLTSKSDEDVMKEIGGDGKKTKFKALAIADGKERVKELEREMEEEARERRQEDQEREDEYRRRDRDRDRDRRVRERDRRDGDRDRDRNRDRDGRDRDRDRHRDRDYDDGDRSRRHKDRDRHERSRRHDYDDYKENGADRESNEAGDRRAGRYRYNDPELYNVYKGRVSRVMDTGCFVQLSDFKGKEGLVHVSQMATRRIGNAKDVVKRDQEVYVKVISVSGQKLSLSMRDVDQNTGKDLLPLKKSEDDASRINPSASKDEPMARTGLSGIRIVEEDDAVPSRRPLKRMSSPEKWEAKQLIASGVISVNEYPMYDEEGDGMVYQEEGAEEELEIELNEDEPAFLQGQTRYSVDMSPVKIFKNPEGSLSRAAALQSALIKERREVREQQQRTMLDSIPKDLNRPWEDPMPETGERHLAQELRGVGLSAYDMPEWKKDAFGKALTFGQRSKLSIQEQRQSLPIYKLKKELIQAVHDNQVLVVIGETGSGKTTQVTQYLAEAGYTTRGKIGCTQPRRVAAMSVAKRVAEEFGCRLGEEVGYAIRFEDCTGPDTVIKYMTDGMLLREILIDDNLSQYSVIMLDEAHERTIHTDVLFGLLKQLVRRRPDLRLIVTSATLDAEKFSGYFFNCNIFTIPGRTFPVEILYTKQPESDYLDASLITVLQIHLTEPEGDILLFLTGQEEIDFACQSLYERMKGLGKNVPELIILPVYSALPSEMQSRIFDPAPPGKRKVVVATNIAEASLTIDGIFYVIDPGFAKQNVYNPKQGLDSLVITPISQASAKQRAGRAGRTGPGKCYRLYTESAYRNEMSPTTIPEIQRINLGFTTLTMKAMGINDLLSFDFMDPPSPQALISAMEQLYSLGALDEEGLLTKLGRKMAEFPLDPPLSKMLLASVDLGCSDEILTIIAMIQTGNIFYRPREKQAQADQKRAKFFQPEGDHLTLLAVYEAWKAKNFSGPWCFENFVQSRSLRRAQDVRKQLLSIMDKYKLDVVSAGKNFTKIRKAITAGFFFHAARKDPQEGYRTLVENQPVYIHPSSALFQRQPDWVIYHELVMTTKEYMREVTVIDPKWLVELAPRFFKVSDPTKMSKRKRQERIEPLYDRYHEPNSWRLSKRRA